A region of Ignavibacteriota bacterium DNA encodes the following proteins:
- the nuoE gene encoding NADH-quinone oxidoreductase subunit NuoE has product MCCDKTFTLDKDIVEFANECITKEHPESYLIAVLHKVQGRYGYLSEIHLDEVAHLLQVPTANVYGVATFYHYFKLKPRGKFSISVCLGTACFVKGADSVLNAFKSDLGIEMGETTSDGLFSIEGTRCIGVCALAPVVTINDKVFSNVTANQVSQILNDVKEQEKSSL; this is encoded by the coding sequence ATGTGCTGCGATAAAACATTTACATTAGATAAAGATATTGTAGAATTTGCAAATGAATGTATTACCAAAGAACATCCCGAGTCATATCTTATTGCGGTTCTTCATAAAGTACAGGGACGCTACGGCTATCTTTCTGAAATTCATCTTGATGAAGTAGCTCATCTCTTGCAGGTACCAACTGCAAATGTTTACGGTGTTGCTACATTTTATCATTACTTCAAATTGAAACCACGAGGAAAATTCTCAATTTCAGTTTGCCTTGGAACTGCCTGCTTTGTCAAAGGTGCAGATAGTGTACTCAATGCATTTAAAAGTGATTTGGGTATCGAAATGGGTGAAACTACAAGCGACGGACTTTTCTCAATTGAGGGCACACGATGCATTGGCGTGTGTGCGTTGGCTCCTGTTGTTACAATCAATGACAAGGTGTTCAGCAATGTAACTGCTAATCAGGTTTCACAGATTTTGAACGACGTTAAAGAGCAAGAAAAATCAAGTCTTTAG
- a CDS encoding MarR family transcriptional regulator, which produces MEINEIINLLRKWSDFKLSNKESDLYDFGRWLTDNSDTQPNHIVVPILKTGKVLTDEYSGEVQFLASYFITRMNKFIKIYTKEIFNEYGLTGGDDFSFLALIDKMDRPNKKELCLANLTEITTGMDIIKKLVKLGYTEEIADDYDKRAKRLIITEKGRFTANAVYSRLNRLREDVLGDLTGDERTVIIRFLERLNTYHTNYIMSR; this is translated from the coding sequence ATGGAAATTAACGAAATAATAAATTTACTCAGGAAATGGTCAGATTTCAAATTGTCTAATAAAGAATCTGATTTATATGATTTTGGGCGTTGGCTGACTGATAATTCTGATACTCAGCCAAATCATATTGTTGTACCAATACTAAAAACCGGAAAAGTTCTGACTGATGAATATTCAGGTGAAGTGCAATTTCTGGCATCATATTTTATAACCCGGATGAATAAATTCATCAAAATTTATACAAAAGAAATTTTCAACGAATACGGTCTTACTGGTGGAGATGATTTTTCATTTCTTGCTTTAATTGATAAAATGGACAGACCTAATAAAAAAGAATTATGCCTGGCAAATTTAACCGAAATTACAACAGGAATGGATATAATCAAGAAATTGGTGAAATTGGGATATACAGAAGAAATTGCTGACGATTATGACAAACGTGCCAAACGGCTGATAATAACCGAAAAAGGCAGGTTCACTGCTAATGCTGTTTATAGCCGACTAAACCGTCTAAGAGAAGATGTTTTGGGCGACCTTACAGGAGATGAGCGAACTGTTATCATCCGCTTCCTCGAGAGACTGAATACATATCATACGAACTATATTATGAGCCGATAA
- a CDS encoding [FeFe] hydrogenase, group A, translated as MKYINAIIDGINVSVPDGLTIMEAADRINAHVPRLCYHPFLSTEGSCRVCSVKVEGYGNLLPACATKLQEGMKITTNSPELRETRRDLVELLLDNHPRACLTCERDGNCELQNLSYKLGVRHRVFDGARKRFPIDKSNVSVVRDAEKCILCRRCVRVCSEIQGVHNLSQMFRGVNTVVTPAFQAPMDDSVCIKCGQCINVCPTAAFIEKNDTEDVWEILKDPNKFVVAQTAPAIRAAINEGWDLPHGRSATGKTVAALRRLGFDAVFDTDFTADLTIMEESHELIERLNNGGTLPLITSCSPGWINFVEHFYPELLPNVSSCKSPMQMLSTLIKTYYAEKTGRDPKDIYVVAVMPCVAKKFEAKRPDHYSPEGIPYTDTVVTTRELIWMIKAYGIDFPNLPEEDFDTPMGISSGAGDIFGSTGGVMEAALRTAYEKITGESITNLNFTEVRAIEGLREATIDIKGTLINVAVANGLNNAKTILEKVKKGEKQYHLIEIMACPGGCVAGGGQPLSHVEKYVYPLDKDMIKLRQNALYDIDSGKTLRKSHENPAIIQIYKEFLGEPGSHTAHELLHTNYSAKLPRGIK; from the coding sequence ATGAAATATATAAATGCTATAATAGACGGTATAAATGTTTCGGTTCCTGATGGTCTTACTATTATGGAAGCCGCTGACAGAATAAATGCTCACGTGCCAAGATTATGTTATCACCCATTTCTTTCAACTGAAGGTTCTTGCAGAGTTTGCTCTGTAAAAGTAGAAGGTTATGGTAATTTACTTCCTGCTTGTGCTACAAAATTGCAGGAAGGAATGAAAATTACAACAAATTCTCCTGAGCTTAGAGAAACAAGAAGAGATTTAGTGGAATTACTTCTCGATAATCACCCACGAGCATGTTTGACTTGTGAACGTGACGGCAATTGTGAATTGCAAAACTTATCATACAAACTTGGTGTTCGTCACAGAGTATTTGACGGTGCAAGAAAGAGATTCCCAATTGATAAATCAAATGTTTCAGTAGTACGTGATGCTGAAAAATGTATCCTTTGCCGCAGATGTGTAAGAGTATGCTCCGAAATACAGGGTGTGCATAACTTAAGCCAGATGTTCCGCGGTGTAAATACAGTTGTAACTCCGGCTTTTCAGGCACCGATGGATGATTCAGTTTGTATCAAATGCGGGCAGTGTATCAATGTATGTCCTACAGCTGCATTCATCGAAAAGAATGATACCGAAGATGTGTGGGAAATCTTGAAAGATCCTAATAAATTTGTTGTTGCCCAAACTGCTCCGGCAATCAGAGCCGCAATAAATGAAGGATGGGATTTGCCACATGGCAGAAGTGCAACCGGAAAAACTGTTGCTGCACTTCGCCGGCTTGGTTTTGATGCAGTATTTGATACTGATTTCACAGCCGACCTAACAATTATGGAAGAAAGCCATGAATTGATTGAACGACTTAATAATGGAGGTACTTTACCTCTTATCACGTCTTGTTCGCCGGGCTGGATAAATTTTGTTGAACATTTTTATCCCGAATTGCTTCCAAATGTGTCAAGTTGTAAATCTCCGATGCAGATGCTTTCAACATTAATCAAAACATACTACGCTGAAAAAACAGGGCGCGACCCGAAAGATATTTATGTAGTTGCTGTAATGCCATGCGTTGCAAAGAAATTTGAAGCGAAACGACCAGACCATTATTCTCCTGAAGGTATTCCTTACACTGATACAGTTGTAACCACACGCGAATTAATTTGGATGATTAAAGCATACGGTATAGATTTTCCAAATTTACCTGAAGAAGATTTTGATACTCCTATGGGTATTTCTTCCGGTGCAGGCGATATTTTTGGTTCAACAGGTGGTGTAATGGAAGCTGCTCTTAGAACTGCTTATGAAAAGATCACCGGTGAATCAATTACAAACCTCAATTTCACAGAAGTACGTGCAATTGAAGGATTAAGAGAAGCAACAATTGACATTAAAGGAACTTTAATAAATGTTGCCGTTGCTAATGGTCTTAACAATGCAAAAACTATTTTGGAAAAAGTTAAGAAAGGTGAAAAGCAATATCATCTTATAGAAATTATGGCATGTCCGGGTGGCTGCGTAGCAGGTGGTGGTCAGCCATTATCACATGTTGAAAAATATGTTTATCCTCTTGATAAAGATATGATAAAATTAAGACAAAACGCCCTGTATGATATTGATTCCGGAAAAACATTAAGAAAATCTCATGAAAATCCTGCTATAATACAAATATATAAAGAGTTTTTAGGCGAACCCGGTAGTCATACTGCTCATGAATTATTACATACAAACTATTCTGCCAAATTACCAAGGGGGATAAAATAA
- a CDS encoding STAS domain-containing protein gives MSEDIKFDVKIKYEKEVVCMYLKGFLDAHTASELENAIQSTISEGKYKILMNFEQLDYISSAGLGVFMSFIEEIRNKNGDIKMSNMSDKVFSVFDLLGFPMLFDIDKDEEICLQKFYENKIKE, from the coding sequence ATGTCAGAAGATATTAAGTTTGATGTGAAAATCAAATATGAAAAAGAAGTCGTATGTATGTATCTGAAAGGATTTTTAGATGCACATACAGCTTCAGAGTTAGAAAATGCCATTCAGTCAACAATTTCTGAGGGGAAATACAAGATTCTGATGAATTTTGAACAACTTGATTATATAAGTAGTGCCGGACTTGGCGTCTTTATGTCATTTATTGAAGAAATTCGTAATAAAAACGGTGATATAAAGATGTCGAATATGAGCGACAAAGTATTCTCAGTATTTGATTTACTTGGCTTTCCTATGCTTTTTGATATTGATAAAGATGAAGAGATATGTTTGCAAAAATTCTATGAAAACAAAATAAAAGAATAA
- a CDS encoding SpoIIE family protein phosphatase, giving the protein MSKYNKIIFLVAGIIFFLVRLTGDLLLYSLDMSSGSTAILWYFITSIAILVSFGYYYLKGTTDKLDQENDTSGDAFLNSLYQTFVLSLIIVLLVIFFSFKDTSALFKRSYIGLILADFFYIYTVIVIYINFQFTYKWLSFRRHRLTRFYLFVIAFLIAFILANEAASVFFDLEFQNWLKVLSSIIFLSIFLFAFLANKKTAWVASLARNQRTKYFWLILLNIIIVIKLLLETGDENSLIFGSFSEVYPFTLSLLSISFLIYGVFLFRIFMSILAVMPSSVIVERKSSEINTLTYLNKVVAESANNDRQTLIDTVTNLALQASSAYGAWTEIYENNVTEIQSCVNVENDAVRLIHEKLKIDKYFQSLSKSILVESVKEIKELQQILKYVPNAKSLIIVPLITSRKREGTLVIFDSEDFAFEPDDLNILSAFGDNVKIALENSRLLRESVEKERYRNEMMLARTMQNKLLPQKLYQPINYSISAYSIPAQEVGGDYYDLVKLKNGTDCVLIGDVSGKGISAAFYMAQLKGVVLSKSLESDSPAELLCKINSTLHKNMESQMFITMSAVSLCLNSSKVKMARAGHMPFFVKASKEVIEYTPKGLGIGLTGESIFNSNMEEIEIELSKDDKLLLFTDGLNEIRNQSGEEFGIENLKVMILRNDLADTEKMIYSIRDYIDNFAGSAKIHDDMTLIILSRK; this is encoded by the coding sequence ATGTCAAAATATAACAAAATAATATTTCTTGTAGCCGGAATAATTTTCTTTCTTGTGAGACTCACAGGTGATTTGTTATTATATTCATTGGATATGAGCAGCGGCTCTACAGCTATTTTATGGTATTTTATTACATCAATAGCAATTCTTGTTTCATTCGGATATTATTATCTAAAAGGAACAACGGATAAGTTAGATCAGGAAAATGATACAAGTGGTGATGCTTTTCTCAATTCGCTTTATCAAACATTTGTTTTATCTCTGATAATTGTTTTACTTGTGATATTTTTCTCATTCAAAGATACATCTGCATTATTCAAAAGGTCTTATATTGGACTTATACTTGCCGACTTCTTTTATATATATACAGTAATTGTAATATACATCAATTTTCAGTTTACTTATAAATGGCTTTCGTTCAGAAGACACCGCCTGACACGCTTTTATTTATTTGTTATAGCTTTCCTGATTGCTTTCATCCTTGCAAATGAAGCTGCTTCAGTATTTTTCGATTTAGAATTCCAAAATTGGCTGAAAGTCCTTTCGAGTATTATTTTTCTTTCTATATTCCTGTTTGCGTTTTTAGCTAATAAAAAAACAGCATGGGTTGCATCTCTTGCACGAAACCAAAGAACTAAATATTTTTGGCTGATACTTTTAAATATTATAATTGTTATAAAGTTACTTCTTGAGACCGGTGATGAGAATTCGCTTATTTTCGGAAGTTTTTCTGAAGTTTATCCATTTACTCTGTCTCTACTTTCGATTTCATTTTTAATTTATGGAGTCTTTCTTTTCAGAATTTTTATGAGCATTTTAGCTGTAATGCCATCCTCTGTTATTGTTGAAAGAAAATCATCTGAAATTAACACACTAACATATTTGAATAAAGTTGTTGCAGAATCAGCAAATAATGACCGGCAAACACTTATTGACACAGTAACTAATCTGGCGCTTCAAGCAAGCTCGGCTTATGGTGCCTGGACTGAAATATATGAAAACAATGTAACTGAAATTCAGTCTTGTGTGAATGTAGAAAATGATGCTGTCAGACTAATTCATGAAAAACTTAAGATTGACAAGTACTTCCAGTCATTAAGTAAGTCCATTCTTGTTGAATCAGTAAAAGAAATTAAAGAATTACAGCAAATACTTAAATATGTTCCAAACGCTAAATCATTAATCATAGTACCACTCATTACATCCAGAAAGCGGGAGGGAACTCTGGTTATATTTGATTCTGAGGATTTTGCCTTCGAGCCGGATGACTTGAACATTCTATCAGCTTTTGGCGATAATGTCAAAATTGCTTTGGAAAATTCCAGATTACTTCGTGAATCAGTAGAGAAAGAACGCTATCGTAACGAGATGATGCTTGCAAGAACAATGCAGAATAAACTCTTGCCGCAAAAGCTCTATCAGCCCATAAATTATTCAATTTCGGCTTACTCAATTCCAGCTCAGGAAGTTGGTGGGGATTATTATGATTTAGTAAAGTTGAAAAATGGAACTGATTGCGTGCTGATAGGCGATGTCTCAGGCAAGGGAATATCTGCAGCATTCTATATGGCTCAGCTAAAAGGTGTAGTGCTCTCAAAATCTTTGGAATCAGATTCTCCTGCAGAACTTTTATGCAAGATAAATTCTACTCTGCATAAGAATATGGAATCTCAGATGTTTATCACCATGAGTGCAGTTTCATTATGCTTGAACAGCTCAAAGGTTAAAATGGCACGAGCAGGGCACATGCCTTTTTTTGTTAAAGCATCAAAAGAAGTGATTGAATATACTCCTAAAGGTTTAGGAATTGGTTTAACCGGAGAAAGTATCTTTAATTCAAATATGGAAGAAATTGAAATTGAATTGTCAAAAGATGATAAATTACTATTATTTACTGATGGATTGAATGAAATAAGAAATCAATCAGGGGAAGAGTTTGGAATTGAAAATCTGAAGGTTATGATACTAAGAAATGACCTTGCTGATACTGAAAAAATGATATACTCAATCAGAGATTATATAGATAATTTTGCAGGTAGTGCAAAAATTCACGATGATATGACCTTAATTATTTTAAGCAGGAAGTAA
- the uvrA gene encoding excinuclease ABC subunit UvrA, which yields MNTLRKIDFDESKSGDYTEELNEINIKGAREHNLKNVDLRIPRDKFIVITGLSGSGKSSLAFDTLYAEGQRRYVECLSPYAKQFMGMMKKPDVDTIEGLSPAISIEQKSISHNPRSTVGTTTEIYDYIRLLFAKIGIQHCVDCDIPVIKKTLDQIIYEIKTKYSGSSVLILSPLVKGRKGHYRELFDSLVSQGFTRVRIDGKIRLLEKGMKVERYSIHDIELVVDRITASDSSEKRLYESVELALNRGEGTVMVQPFEVDNANQPAELYSIHNSCPGCGKSYQQHAPNAFSFNSPYGACSKCQGLGTIKQIDIKKAIPDWKISLLEGAVIPLGKSDRSWTWSQIKNLAEKLKIKLDKPINKLDEEHIDILLNGLETSEVSDDDRSFFTMEFNGILNILMHQYENPQSAAHKRVIEEYVIESECPECNGAKLKKSSLAVKIQGININELCRQDIPDIIGNCIEIENNLSERELIIANLIFKEIITRLSFLNEVGLSYLSLDRSVRTLSGGESQRIRLASQIGSQLVGIMYVLDEPSIGLHQHDNNKLINSLKKLRDIGNTVIVVEHDKAMIEESDFVIDIGPGAGIHGGEIILTASPQDLLKSPNMLIGYEKSITAKYLNGDKSIPIPTSRREGNGKFIEIKGASGNNLKNVNLKLPLGTFTCITGMSGSGKSSLINDTLYPILTNHFQKVSILKPLDYREVSGLENIDKVIEIDQAPIGRTPRSNPATYTGIFTLIRDFFALLPESKVRGYKTGRFSFNVQGGRCEECQGAGIKKIEMNFLPDVYVTCDVCDGKRYNNETLAVLFKNKSIADVLDMTVEEANEFFKDIPKLNKKISTLFDVGLGYIKLGQQAPTLSGGEAQRVKLATELSKISTGKTLYLLDEPTTGLHFEDVNLLMKLLDKLVHKGNTVVVIEHNLDVIKCADYIIDLGPEGGKYGGLIIAEGTPEKIVKSKKSLTGKYLKDELKPKIK from the coding sequence ATGAATACGCTTAGAAAAATAGATTTTGATGAGAGTAAATCGGGTGACTATACCGAAGAACTTAATGAGATAAATATTAAAGGAGCAAGAGAGCATAATTTAAAAAATGTTGACTTGAGAATTCCGAGAGATAAATTTATCGTAATCACCGGTTTATCAGGTTCAGGAAAGTCATCGCTTGCATTTGACACACTTTATGCCGAAGGGCAAAGACGATACGTAGAATGTCTCTCGCCTTACGCCAAGCAGTTTATGGGGATGATGAAAAAACCGGATGTTGATACTATCGAGGGTCTCTCCCCTGCTATTTCCATCGAGCAAAAATCTATCAGTCACAATCCACGCTCTACTGTCGGGACAACTACTGAGATTTATGACTACATACGCCTGCTATTTGCCAAAATCGGTATTCAGCATTGTGTGGACTGCGACATTCCCGTTATAAAAAAAACATTAGATCAAATTATTTACGAAATAAAAACTAAATATTCGGGAAGCTCGGTTCTAATACTTTCACCTCTTGTTAAAGGAAGAAAGGGTCATTACCGTGAGCTTTTTGACAGTCTTGTCAGTCAGGGTTTTACACGTGTTCGTATTGACGGCAAAATCCGACTGCTTGAAAAGGGAATGAAAGTCGAAAGATACAGCATTCACGATATTGAACTTGTAGTTGACAGGATTACAGCCTCGGATTCATCTGAAAAAAGATTGTATGAATCAGTCGAGCTTGCATTGAATCGTGGCGAGGGTACTGTTATGGTTCAGCCCTTCGAAGTAGATAATGCTAATCAGCCGGCTGAACTCTATTCAATTCACAACAGTTGCCCGGGTTGCGGCAAGTCCTATCAGCAGCACGCTCCCAATGCTTTTTCGTTTAATAGTCCTTATGGAGCCTGTAGCAAATGTCAGGGCTTGGGTACAATTAAGCAGATTGATATTAAAAAAGCAATTCCTGATTGGAAAATAAGCTTACTTGAAGGTGCTGTTATTCCACTTGGCAAATCAGACAGGTCCTGGACTTGGTCTCAGATTAAAAACTTAGCCGAAAAACTAAAAATCAAACTTGATAAGCCAATTAATAAATTAGATGAAGAGCATATTGATATTCTTTTAAATGGTTTGGAGACTTCCGAAGTCAGTGATGATGACAGAAGTTTTTTTACGATGGAATTTAACGGTATTCTCAATATTCTGATGCACCAGTATGAAAATCCTCAATCTGCTGCACATAAAAGAGTTATCGAAGAATATGTAATTGAATCTGAATGCCCTGAATGTAATGGCGCCAAACTCAAAAAATCTTCTCTTGCAGTCAAAATTCAGGGAATAAATATCAATGAATTATGCCGTCAAGACATACCTGATATAATTGGAAATTGTATCGAAATCGAAAATAATCTTTCTGAACGTGAGCTGATTATTGCTAATTTAATTTTCAAAGAGATTATTACCCGTCTCAGTTTTTTAAATGAAGTCGGACTTTCATATTTATCCCTTGACAGATCCGTACGAACTCTGTCCGGCGGAGAATCACAAAGGATAAGATTAGCTTCTCAAATTGGTTCTCAACTTGTCGGAATTATGTATGTCCTTGATGAGCCAAGTATAGGACTACATCAGCATGATAACAACAAATTAATTAATTCTTTAAAAAAGCTTAGGGACATTGGCAATACCGTTATTGTTGTTGAGCATGATAAAGCAATGATTGAAGAGTCAGATTTTGTTATTGATATTGGACCCGGAGCCGGTATTCATGGCGGTGAGATTATTCTGACAGCAAGCCCTCAAGACCTTTTGAAATCCCCGAATATGCTGATTGGGTATGAAAAATCAATTACAGCAAAATATTTGAATGGTGATAAATCAATCCCTATACCTACATCACGACGAGAAGGAAACGGAAAATTTATTGAAATCAAAGGAGCAAGCGGAAATAATCTCAAAAATGTAAATCTTAAACTACCTCTTGGTACTTTTACATGTATCACAGGAATGAGTGGTTCCGGGAAAAGTTCATTGATAAATGATACTTTATATCCGATCTTGACAAATCATTTTCAGAAGGTTTCAATTTTAAAACCATTGGATTATAGAGAAGTTTCAGGGCTTGAAAATATTGATAAAGTAATTGAAATTGACCAGGCACCAATTGGAAGAACACCACGCTCAAATCCTGCAACATATACAGGAATATTTACATTAATTCGTGATTTCTTTGCGTTACTTCCTGAGTCAAAAGTTCGTGGATATAAGACTGGAAGATTTTCATTCAATGTTCAGGGTGGAAGATGTGAAGAATGTCAGGGAGCAGGAATCAAAAAAATTGAGATGAATTTTCTGCCTGATGTTTATGTTACTTGTGATGTCTGCGATGGAAAACGTTATAATAATGAAACTCTTGCTGTGCTTTTCAAAAATAAATCAATTGCGGATGTACTTGATATGACTGTAGAAGAAGCAAATGAATTCTTCAAAGATATTCCAAAATTGAATAAAAAAATCAGCACACTTTTTGATGTAGGTCTCGGATATATTAAACTTGGTCAACAAGCTCCGACCCTATCCGGTGGAGAAGCACAGAGAGTAAAACTTGCCACTGAGCTATCTAAAATCAGCACAGGAAAAACGCTTTATCTTCTTGATGAACCGACAACGGGACTTCATTTTGAAGATGTGAATCTGCTGATGAAGTTATTGGATAAGTTAGTTCATAAAGGAAATACTGTAGTTGTAATTGAGCATAATCTTGATGTAATAAAATGTGCTGATTATATTATTGACTTAGGTCCCGAAGGCGGCAAATATGGAGGACTAATCATAGCAGAAGGTACACCGGAGAAAATTGTAAAATCCAAAAAAAGTCTTACCGGAAAATATTTGAAAGATGAACTAAAACCGAAGATAAAATAA
- the nuoF gene encoding NADH-quinone oxidoreductase subunit NuoF, whose product MIVFPENVIYRYNTEEAMDEIIESHLKNKIICKKHLVHSEQLSEDYMRFYGDVSFFNKQSRITLRNCGIIDPENLADYIHAQGYKALAEILDKGDRNYVIDEILESGLRGRGGGGYKTGLKWKLTATLSDDPIKYVICNADEGDPGAFMDRSALEGDPFSIIEGMTIGAYSMGASKGYFYIRAEYPLAIERIEKAIKLAKENNLLGNNILGSDFSFDLEIRLGAGAFVCGEETALIHSIEGKRGQPRIRPPYPSLSGLWGHPTCINNVETWANVPAIMLYGSEWFNRIGTKESKGTKVFALAGKVKNTGLIEVPMGTTLREVIYDIGGGVPGNYELKAIQTGGPSGGCIPASKVDTPIDYETLKEIGSMMGSGGMIVLDDTDCMVQTAKFFLEFTKDESCGKCLPCREGTFRMLEILERITDGSAVMEDLDKLERLGKIIKTTSLCGLGQTAPNPVLSMMQNFREEFETHIKDHRCPTQKCQKLISYFIIADKCTGCTLCARRCPVSCIMGARKQVHEIIQQDCIKCGECFNACKFDAIEKI is encoded by the coding sequence ATGATTGTATTTCCAGAGAATGTGATTTACCGTTACAATACTGAAGAAGCTATGGATGAAATCATAGAATCTCATCTGAAAAACAAAATAATATGTAAAAAACATCTTGTTCATTCAGAGCAGCTTAGCGAAGATTATATGAGATTTTACGGAGATGTTTCATTTTTTAACAAACAATCCAGAATTACTTTAAGAAACTGCGGTATTATTGACCCCGAGAATCTTGCCGATTATATTCACGCTCAGGGTTATAAAGCACTTGCTGAAATTCTCGACAAAGGCGACAGGAATTATGTAATTGATGAAATTCTTGAATCAGGACTTCGGGGAAGAGGCGGCGGTGGCTATAAAACCGGCTTGAAATGGAAATTAACAGCTACTTTAAGTGATGACCCAATCAAATATGTGATTTGTAATGCCGACGAAGGCGACCCGGGTGCATTTATGGACCGTTCAGCTCTTGAAGGCGACCCATTCTCAATCATTGAAGGTATGACAATAGGTGCATACTCAATGGGTGCAAGCAAGGGTTATTTCTATATTCGTGCAGAATACCCGCTTGCTATTGAAAGAATTGAAAAAGCTATTAAACTTGCTAAGGAAAATAATCTCCTCGGTAATAATATTCTTGGTTCTGATTTCAGTTTTGACCTTGAAATACGTTTGGGTGCAGGTGCTTTTGTTTGTGGAGAAGAAACGGCTTTAATTCACTCGATTGAAGGAAAACGCGGACAACCGAGAATCAGACCTCCATATCCATCACTTTCAGGACTTTGGGGACATCCGACCTGTATAAACAATGTTGAAACATGGGCAAATGTTCCTGCTATTATGCTTTACGGCTCAGAATGGTTTAACCGAATTGGTACTAAAGAATCAAAAGGTACAAAAGTATTTGCACTTGCAGGTAAAGTAAAAAATACCGGACTTATCGAAGTTCCTATGGGTACAACATTGCGTGAAGTAATTTATGACATTGGCGGTGGTGTACCGGGTAATTATGAACTTAAAGCAATACAAACAGGCGGTCCCTCAGGCGGTTGTATCCCGGCATCAAAAGTTGATACTCCAATTGACTATGAAACATTGAAAGAAATTGGCTCGATGATGGGTTCAGGCGGTATGATTGTACTTGATGATACTGATTGTATGGTTCAGACTGCCAAATTCTTCCTTGAATTTACGAAAGATGAATCTTGTGGAAAATGTCTCCCATGCCGTGAAGGTACTTTCAGAATGTTGGAAATACTTGAAAGAATTACAGATGGCTCGGCAGTGATGGAAGACCTTGATAAACTTGAACGATTAGGAAAAATTATCAAAACAACATCACTTTGCGGATTAGGTCAGACAGCTCCAAATCCTGTATTGAGTATGATGCAGAATTTCCGTGAGGAATTTGAAACACATATAAAAGACCACAGATGCCCAACGCAAAAATGTCAGAAACTTATCAGCTACTTCATTATTGCAGATAAATGTACCGGTTGTACTCTTTGTGCAAGAAGATGTCCTGTATCATGTATTATGGGCGCCAGAAAGCAGGTTCATGAAATAATACAGCAGGACTGTATCAAGTGCGGTGAGTGTTTCAATGCTTGTAAGTTTGATGCAATTGAGAAAATTTAA
- a CDS encoding ATP-binding protein produces MAGKSNKDQCFCTLSGSQELEKIRNFVFECSVKFGFDNNISNKIALAVDEACSNLIKYAYNNNSNNEIKVKINKNETTNYLIVKIEDDSQPFNPLSIESPDMVDYFKHFRKGGLGIHIMKLVMDEIEYIPKTNFYKYNTLILKKRLN; encoded by the coding sequence ATGGCAGGTAAATCAAATAAAGATCAATGTTTCTGCACTCTTTCCGGCTCTCAAGAGCTGGAAAAGATTCGCAATTTTGTATTTGAATGTTCTGTTAAGTTTGGGTTTGATAATAATATTAGCAATAAAATTGCACTCGCTGTAGATGAAGCTTGCTCTAATCTTATCAAATACGCTTATAACAATAATTCTAATAATGAAATTAAAGTTAAAATCAATAAAAACGAAACAACTAATTATTTAATTGTTAAAATAGAAGATGACTCTCAGCCATTTAATCCTCTCTCAATTGAATCACCTGATATGGTAGATTACTTTAAGCATTTTCGTAAAGGTGGACTTGGTATTCACATAATGAAACTTGTTATGGATGAAATTGAATATATTCCCAAAACGAATTTTTATAAATATAATACTTTAATTCTTAAAAAAAGATTGAATTAA
- a CDS encoding OsmC family protein has product MQVLLKLQENQSLSATDEVGLITLFDATKNHGGDETASSPMIVMLEAMAACSFLDVLAIIKKKRKQVDDFQIVVNGKRAETHPKVFEEVHLHYILKSPDAEYGDLERAMELSQTKYCGASAMFQRSGCKVTWDGEIIK; this is encoded by the coding sequence ATGCAAGTTTTATTAAAATTACAAGAGAATCAAAGCTTATCAGCCACAGACGAAGTCGGTTTAATTACTCTATTCGATGCCACAAAAAACCACGGCGGCGATGAAACAGCTTCAAGCCCGATGATTGTAATGCTTGAAGCTATGGCAGCTTGCTCATTTCTTGATGTTCTTGCAATTATCAAGAAAAAAAGAAAACAGGTAGATGATTTTCAAATAGTTGTTAACGGCAAAAGAGCAGAAACACATCCAAAAGTATTTGAAGAAGTTCATCTTCATTATATTTTAAAAAGTCCTGATGCTGAGTATGGCGACCTCGAAAGAGCAATGGAATTGTCACAAACCAAATATTGTGGTGCATCAGCTATGTTTCAGCGTTCCGGTTGCAAAGTTACATGGGATGGTGAAATTATTAAATGA